In a single window of the Sulfuricaulis sp. genome:
- the crcB gene encoding fluoride efflux transporter CrcB: MRQVLAIAAGGAVGSLLRFWMSNWVHSFADRSFPYGTLVVNVLGCLLMGFLFVLFIDRLSDNPVLRAGILIGILGGFTTFSAFSIETFNLIDQGAWAKAVANMSGSLVLCVGATWIGVLLGRQV; encoded by the coding sequence ATGAGACAAGTGCTGGCGATAGCCGCGGGCGGCGCTGTAGGGAGTCTGTTGCGCTTCTGGATGTCAAACTGGGTGCATTCATTTGCTGACCGATCGTTTCCTTATGGCACGCTGGTTGTAAACGTGCTGGGTTGTCTCCTGATGGGATTTTTGTTTGTGCTCTTCATCGATCGACTGAGCGACAACCCGGTGCTGCGTGCCGGCATCCTCATCGGTATCCTGGGCGGATTTACCACGTTCTCGGCGTTTTCCATCGAAACATTCAATCTCATTGATCAAGGTGCCTGGGCTAAAGCCGTGGCGAACATGAGCGGGAGCCTGGTGCTGTGTGTTGGAGCCACCTGGATTGGCGTGTTGCTGGGGAGGCAGGTATGA
- a CDS encoding tetratricopeptide repeat protein: MAAYDAGDYGKARHIWKPLAETGDVSAQRGMGKMYSKGQGVDRDFTAAHKWYRPAAEKGDAESQYRLAVGYAYGLGVKKDEAAAATWLKKAATNGQKRAQKSLAKAYEDGLFGLPRDPAQAKYWYDKANSGS, encoded by the coding sequence TTGGCAGCTTATGATGCCGGCGACTACGGCAAGGCACGCCATATATGGAAGCCTCTGGCGGAAACAGGCGACGTGAGCGCGCAGCGTGGCATGGGAAAAATGTATTCAAAGGGGCAAGGTGTTGATCGCGATTTCACTGCGGCGCACAAGTGGTATCGCCCGGCGGCGGAAAAAGGTGATGCTGAGAGCCAATACCGTCTGGCCGTTGGTTATGCGTATGGTTTGGGGGTCAAGAAAGATGAGGCCGCCGCGGCCACGTGGTTGAAGAAAGCCGCCACCAACGGGCAGAAACGCGCGCAGAAGTCATTGGCCAAAGCCTACGAAGACGGTTTGTTCGGTCTGCCGCGCGACCCGGCCCAGGCGAAGTACTGGTACGACAAGGCCAATTCCGGTTCGTGA
- a CDS encoding DUF190 domain-containing protein produces MKVSDIIMVRIYLTEAGELQKTLLAKLHDEEKVRGVTVFRGISGFGRSGIMHSSSLLDLSLDLPLVIEFFDKPEKIKRILTHLREILPPGHVVSWYAHVNEG; encoded by the coding sequence ATGAAGGTAAGCGATATCATCATGGTGCGAATCTATCTGACCGAAGCCGGCGAACTGCAGAAAACTCTGCTTGCCAAGCTGCACGATGAGGAAAAGGTGCGGGGCGTGACCGTGTTCCGCGGCATTTCCGGCTTCGGCCGTTCCGGCATAATGCATTCTTCATCATTACTGGATCTCTCGCTTGATCTGCCCCTGGTCATAGAGTTTTTCGATAAGCCAGAAAAGATAAAACGCATACTGACGCACCTCAGGGAAATCCTGCCTCCCGGACATGTCGTTTCGTGGTATGCGCATGTGAACGAAGGTTGA
- the ald gene encoding alanine dehydrogenase, translated as MRIGIPKEVKVREGRVALIPSAASELVRHGHEVFIQSTAGVASGYPDEDYQSAGAQIAPDAAALYGGVQMVLKVKEPVASEYPLLRKDHILFSYLHLAALPKLAQTLKEKGLTAVAFETVEANGKLPLLAPMSYIAGRLSVHIGTTLLHGHAGGRGVMLGGLPSTERGHVVILGAGVAGGNAAAVAAALGAQVTVLAPYREELERMHALGPNVTALPSHARQIHEAVLSADLLIGAVLIPGAKAPKLVTADMVRQMKPGSVIIDISVDQGGCIETIRPTDYDHPTYIEHGVLHFGVTNMPGAVPRTASQALSTVLTPYALRLATEGGLKDPAIAKGINVAGGKFVHPAVAAALSG; from the coding sequence ATGCGGATCGGCATCCCCAAGGAAGTAAAAGTGCGCGAAGGTCGCGTGGCCCTGATACCGTCCGCCGCGAGCGAGCTGGTGCGACATGGCCATGAGGTTTTTATTCAGTCGACCGCCGGTGTCGCGAGCGGGTATCCGGATGAGGATTATCAAAGCGCGGGCGCGCAGATCGCGCCGGATGCCGCGGCGCTTTACGGTGGCGTGCAAATGGTGCTCAAGGTCAAAGAACCGGTCGCCTCGGAATACCCGCTCCTGCGCAAAGACCATATTCTGTTTTCGTATCTACATCTTGCGGCCCTGCCGAAGCTGGCGCAGACGCTGAAGGAAAAGGGCCTGACGGCCGTGGCTTTTGAAACCGTCGAGGCCAATGGAAAACTGCCGCTGCTGGCCCCCATGAGCTATATCGCCGGACGTCTCTCGGTACATATCGGCACGACTTTGTTGCATGGCCACGCGGGTGGGCGGGGTGTCATGCTGGGCGGGTTGCCGTCCACCGAACGTGGACATGTCGTGATTCTCGGCGCGGGCGTGGCCGGCGGCAATGCCGCCGCAGTGGCGGCTGCGCTCGGCGCGCAGGTGACGGTGCTGGCACCCTATCGCGAGGAGCTGGAACGCATGCACGCACTCGGCCCGAATGTGACGGCGCTGCCATCCCATGCGCGACAGATACACGAAGCGGTGCTCAGCGCTGATTTACTGATTGGCGCGGTACTGATCCCCGGGGCGAAAGCGCCGAAGCTGGTGACAGCCGACATGGTGCGCCAGATGAAACCGGGCAGTGTGATCATAGACATCTCCGTGGATCAGGGCGGCTGTATCGAAACCATCCGTCCGACGGATTACGACCATCCGACCTATATAGAACATGGCGTGTTGCACTTTGGCGTGACCAACATGCCGGGTGCGGTGCCGCGTACGGCGTCACAAGCGCTGTCGACGGTGCTCACGCCTTACGCGTTGCGGCTCGCGACAGAAGGCGGCTTGAAAGATCCGGCCATTGCCAAAGGCATCAACGTTGCCGGCGGCAAGTTTGTCCACCCGGCGGTTGCCGCGGCGCTGTCCGGCTGA
- a CDS encoding DNA translocase FtsK has product MGKSAILDGTLRKVVTQATRNKNSPPLTPRILRLLREASLYVLGAIAIYLLISLWTYTTSDTSWSHRGSNTTIYNIGGRAGAWLSDVFFNLFGYVAYLLPIMIAITGWRIYLHRKDPAPTGLKHRLLMTSSFLAAVIGACGLAGLHFAQGKTGMPFASGGWLGNAVGLGMASTFSFTGATLFLLALFLSGVTMFTGLSWLKLMDSVGHGSFVFADWLYEFSSTQIDRFIGMRARRARREVVAEDTKVLEKHSPPRIEPVITKPAPSRRAEKEKQVPLFNLPAPGELPPLSLLDPAEKDKAPQFSKQSLESMARLLEKKLLDFDIEAQVVAVHPGPVITLFEIEPAPGIKAAQITNLQRDLARSLSVVSLRVVENIPGKTSVGIEIPNESRETIRLSEVLSSQAYEESVSPLSLALGKDISGNPVVVDLSKMPHLMIAGTTGSGKSVCINSLILSLVYKSTPENVRMIMIDPKMLELAVYQGIPHLLAPVVTDMKQAANAFKWSIAEMERRYRLMAALGVRNLAGYNRKITDAQEAGKPIMDPLVQPGEEASELKPLPLIVIIVDELADMMMVVGKKVEELITRLAQKARAAGLHLVLATQRPSVDVITGLIKANIPARIAFQMSARVDSRTVLDMMGAEQLLGTGDMLYLSVGQPLQRVHGAFVADHEVHKVAAFLKKSGEPVYDEQILVGDTGVNDQGFLHEGGNGNGGVNGESDPLYDEALKIVTETRRASISGVQRRLRIGYNRAARLIEDMERSGVVGPLQPNGSREVLAPPPPRVG; this is encoded by the coding sequence ATGGGAAAATCCGCCATTCTCGACGGCACTCTAAGGAAGGTTGTGACGCAGGCTACCCGCAACAAGAACAGCCCACCGCTGACACCGCGTATCCTCCGCCTGTTGCGTGAAGCGTCCCTGTATGTCCTTGGGGCCATCGCCATCTATCTGCTGATTTCGCTGTGGACCTATACCACCTCGGACACGTCGTGGTCGCACCGGGGCTCTAATACAACCATTTATAATATCGGCGGTCGGGCCGGGGCCTGGCTTTCGGACGTGTTTTTCAACTTGTTTGGCTACGTGGCATACCTGCTGCCCATCATGATCGCCATTACCGGTTGGCGTATTTATTTACATCGCAAGGACCCGGCACCCACGGGTTTGAAGCATCGCCTTCTGATGACCAGTAGTTTTCTTGCCGCCGTGATCGGGGCCTGCGGGCTGGCCGGATTGCATTTCGCACAGGGCAAGACCGGCATGCCGTTCGCGAGCGGCGGCTGGCTGGGAAATGCCGTGGGACTCGGCATGGCCTCGACCTTCAGTTTCACCGGCGCCACGCTGTTCCTGCTGGCGCTATTTCTTTCAGGCGTGACGATGTTTACAGGCCTGTCCTGGCTCAAGCTGATGGACAGCGTCGGCCACGGAAGCTTTGTGTTTGCTGACTGGCTGTATGAATTCAGCTCCACCCAAATCGACCGCTTTATCGGCATGCGCGCCCGTCGTGCGCGGCGCGAAGTGGTCGCAGAAGATACGAAAGTGCTGGAAAAACATTCCCCGCCTCGCATTGAACCGGTGATTACCAAGCCGGCGCCGAGCCGGCGCGCCGAAAAGGAAAAACAGGTGCCGTTGTTCAATCTTCCGGCGCCGGGCGAGTTACCGCCATTGTCACTGCTTGATCCGGCGGAGAAGGACAAGGCCCCGCAGTTCTCCAAGCAGTCACTCGAAAGCATGGCGCGTTTGCTGGAGAAAAAGCTGCTCGATTTTGACATCGAGGCGCAGGTGGTGGCGGTACATCCGGGTCCGGTGATCACGCTTTTTGAAATTGAGCCGGCACCTGGCATCAAGGCGGCGCAGATCACCAACCTGCAGCGTGATCTGGCACGTTCACTGTCTGTCGTCAGCCTGCGCGTGGTGGAAAACATTCCAGGAAAGACTTCGGTGGGTATCGAGATACCCAATGAGTCTCGCGAAACCATCCGGCTTTCCGAAGTATTATCTTCGCAGGCCTATGAAGAATCGGTTTCGCCGCTGTCGCTGGCGCTGGGCAAGGACATCAGCGGCAATCCGGTGGTGGTGGATTTGTCCAAGATGCCGCATCTCATGATTGCCGGCACCACCGGGTCGGGGAAATCGGTGTGCATCAACTCGTTGATTCTGAGTCTGGTGTATAAATCCACACCGGAAAACGTGCGCATGATCATGATCGATCCCAAAATGCTGGAGCTCGCGGTGTACCAGGGCATCCCGCATTTGTTGGCACCCGTGGTGACGGACATGAAGCAGGCGGCCAATGCCTTCAAGTGGTCTATTGCCGAGATGGAACGGCGTTATCGCCTGATGGCCGCGCTCGGCGTGCGTAATCTTGCAGGCTACAACCGCAAGATTACGGATGCACAGGAGGCCGGCAAACCCATCATGGATCCGCTGGTGCAACCGGGCGAAGAAGCATCAGAACTCAAGCCATTGCCGCTGATCGTCATCATCGTGGACGAGCTGGCGGATATGATGATGGTCGTCGGCAAGAAAGTGGAAGAACTTATCACGCGTCTGGCGCAAAAGGCGCGCGCCGCCGGGTTGCACCTGGTTTTAGCGACGCAACGTCCGTCCGTCGACGTCATTACGGGGCTCATCAAAGCCAATATTCCTGCGCGTATTGCATTTCAGATGTCTGCGCGCGTGGATTCGCGCACCGTGCTCGACATGATGGGCGCTGAACAACTGCTTGGCACCGGAGACATGTTGTACTTGAGCGTGGGCCAACCGTTACAACGCGTGCACGGAGCCTTTGTGGCCGACCACGAGGTGCACAAGGTCGCCGCCTTTTTGAAGAAAAGTGGCGAGCCCGTTTACGATGAGCAGATTCTGGTTGGCGACACCGGCGTAAATGATCAGGGTTTTTTGCATGAAGGCGGCAATGGCAATGGCGGAGTGAATGGTGAGTCAGATCCGCTGTACGACGAAGCGCTCAAGATCGTGACCGAGACTCGGCGCGCCTCTATATCGGGCGTCCAGCGCCGTCTGCGCATCGGTTATAACCGTGCGGCACGGCTGATTGAGGATATGGAGCGCTCCGGTGTTGTCGGGCCGCTGCAACCCAATGGCAGCCGCGAAGTGCTGGCACCGCCACCGCCCCGCGTTGGTTGA
- the lolA gene encoding outer membrane lipoprotein chaperone LolA codes for MKRFLILLPILFLTGFAQAANNPKSGTDSLRRFFNEVNSFSARFSQVVLDERHSPIQESSGTLWIERPNKFRWDYDKPYKQQIVADGKRLWVYDVGLQQVTVRALSNGLGDTPAMLLAGKGRLDDNFKIKALSTQNDLEWVQLTPKHKDSGYEDIRIGFALGKLRALEMVDGFGHVTRVTLESPRENIRIESTRFSFTPPEGVDVVGE; via the coding sequence ATGAAGCGCTTTTTAATCCTGCTGCCCATCCTGTTTTTAACGGGTTTTGCCCAGGCGGCGAATAATCCCAAATCGGGCACGGACAGCCTGCGTCGGTTTTTTAATGAGGTAAACAGTTTCAGTGCCCGCTTCAGTCAGGTGGTGCTCGACGAGCGGCACAGCCCGATCCAGGAGTCCTCCGGTACGCTCTGGATAGAGAGACCGAATAAATTCCGCTGGGATTATGATAAGCCTTACAAGCAACAGATCGTGGCCGATGGCAAGCGCCTCTGGGTTTACGATGTTGGCCTGCAACAGGTGACCGTGCGAGCCCTGTCCAATGGTCTGGGCGATACGCCGGCCATGCTGCTTGCCGGCAAGGGCCGGCTGGATGACAATTTCAAAATCAAGGCGCTCAGCACGCAGAACGATCTCGAGTGGGTACAGTTGACGCCGAAACACAAGGACAGCGGCTATGAGGACATCCGTATTGGGTTCGCGCTGGGCAAGTTACGCGCGCTGGAAATGGTGGATGGTTTCGGGCACGTGACGCGCGTGACGCTCGAATCTCCCAGAGAAAATATACGGATTGAATCAACTCGTTTCAGTTTCACGCCACCCGAAGGCGTGGATGTGGTGGGCGAGTAG
- a CDS encoding replication-associated recombination protein A, with product MQDLFPETQSMPWQPLADRIRPQSLEDFYGQSHLLAPGKPLRLAIEAGILHSMIFWGPPGTGKTTLARLIASRTQAHFIAISAVFAGVKEIRAAVEAARQTRAEGHPTVLFVDEVHRFNKAQQDGFLPYVEDGTLTFIGATTENPSFELNNALLSRARVYVLKALTEDEIRQAIDRALTDEITGLGAQHLEMSTEARDLLAQAADGDARRALNLLEMASDLATKQHDKPTVTIDLIREVVSGGVRRFDKQGEAFFDQISALHKSVRGSDPDASLYWFARMLDGGCDPLYIARRIVRMASEDIGNADPRALQLALNAWDVQERLGSPEGELAIAQAVVYMACAPKSNAVYTAMGSAMDDARKQGSLEVPLHLRNAPTRLMKELGYARGYRYAHDETEAYAAGENYFPDKLGRRQYYFPTEQGLEGKIAERLAYLKGLDRSARGPDGMKEKKKPGI from the coding sequence ATGCAGGACCTGTTTCCGGAAACCCAATCCATGCCGTGGCAACCGCTGGCGGACCGCATACGGCCGCAAAGCTTGGAGGATTTCTACGGTCAGTCGCATCTGCTCGCGCCGGGCAAACCGCTGCGACTGGCCATCGAGGCCGGCATCCTGCATTCGATGATATTTTGGGGCCCGCCCGGCACCGGCAAGACCACGCTGGCGCGCCTGATCGCGAGCCGCACCCAGGCGCATTTCATCGCCATCTCTGCCGTTTTTGCCGGCGTAAAAGAAATTCGCGCGGCTGTCGAAGCAGCCAGGCAAACACGGGCTGAAGGTCATCCAACCGTTCTGTTTGTGGACGAGGTGCATCGCTTCAACAAGGCGCAGCAGGATGGATTCTTGCCCTATGTAGAAGACGGCACGCTGACCTTCATTGGCGCCACCACGGAAAATCCCTCGTTTGAATTGAACAACGCGTTACTCTCGCGTGCGCGCGTCTATGTGCTCAAGGCCCTGACCGAGGACGAGATTCGTCAGGCTATCGACCGGGCGCTGACGGATGAAATTACCGGCCTGGGCGCACAGCATCTGGAAATGTCGACCGAGGCGCGCGATCTGCTGGCGCAGGCGGCCGACGGGGATGCGCGCCGGGCGCTGAATCTGCTCGAGATGGCCTCGGACCTCGCCACGAAACAGCATGACAAACCGACAGTTACCATCGACTTGATCAGGGAGGTGGTCTCAGGCGGTGTACGCCGTTTCGACAAGCAGGGCGAGGCGTTTTTCGATCAGATATCCGCGCTGCATAAATCCGTGCGCGGTTCTGATCCGGACGCTTCCTTATACTGGTTTGCGCGCATGCTTGATGGTGGTTGCGATCCTCTGTATATCGCGCGGCGCATCGTGCGTATGGCCTCGGAAGACATCGGAAATGCCGATCCACGGGCCTTGCAACTGGCCCTGAATGCCTGGGACGTGCAGGAGCGTTTGGGCAGCCCTGAAGGGGAACTCGCCATTGCCCAGGCTGTTGTTTACATGGCCTGTGCTCCCAAAAGCAATGCCGTGTACACAGCCATGGGTAGCGCCATGGACGACGCCAGAAAACAGGGTTCGCTTGAGGTGCCATTGCATCTGCGTAATGCCCCCACGCGTCTGATGAAGGAACTGGGCTACGCCAGGGGCTATCGCTATGCCCACGATGAGACCGAGGCATACGCCGCCGGTGAAAATTATTTTCCGGACAAGCTTGGCAGGCGCCAATATTATTTCCCCACTGAACAGGGATTAGAAGGTAAAATTGCGGAACGTTTGGCATACCTGAAGGGTCTTGACCGTAGCGCCCGCGGGCCAGATGGCATGAAGGAAAAAAAGAAACCGGGAATATAA